The following is a genomic window from Oncorhynchus gorbuscha isolate QuinsamMale2020 ecotype Even-year unplaced genomic scaffold, OgorEven_v1.0 Un_scaffold_11916, whole genome shotgun sequence.
GGGGTAGTAGTACATTCTGATGTAGTTTCAAAAGGAGTCTACTGTTCATTAATCATCACACTGCCATACTCCCCTCTCACCATACACCCCCCCACACTCTCTAGTGTCTCTGACTGGCTCGTGGAGAGTTCCTGTGTTTGTAATCATGGTCACGCTCCTCATCGTGGGCTCTCAAGAGAAACCACCTGTCCCTGGCAACTCGGGTGAGCTGTCAGGACAGGTGTTGTCGTTCGCTGCTAACACCATCTACATGGCCATCTCCTGCAGTAACCTCCACTTGGGCCCCGAGAGAGATACCAGCAGTGTCTCCGCAGgtcagataacacacacacacacacacacgcacgcacgcacgcacgcacgcacgcacgcacacacacacacacacacaaacgtaggCGTTGTACTGCAGTAACTAACCATCAGCCACAAAAAGCTCTCTAAGTCATAATTCTATATTAATTCAGTAGATGTTGAAGGTTTGGACTGATTTAACGACCACTTTCAATCACGTTTTCAATCCAAATATACTTCATTGTCTTGACTGTCACAGGCACAACGGCTTaacacctctcatctctcctctcctcactccttcctttcctcatctccccctcctctctctctgtagatgggGTGGACTCTGTGGGCCCTGGCCCTTCCGgtcccccctctgtcttcccGTTCCCCCGTCAGGCCCGTCCTGAGCTGGGGGGTCTCTTCCAGAAGGAGAAGGGGTCCCAAAGAGCCAGTGATATCTACTTTGTCCTGCTGGCCTGGGCTTTTGTACTGGTCCAAGTCTGGCTCAATCTCTGGATGCTACAACTACTGCCTATCCCAGTGGCTGGTAATATctgaaacactcacacacacacacacacacacacacacacacacacacacacacacacacacacacacacacacacacacacacacacacaccgacccaggcgagcgcacacacacgcacatacacacacaccgacccaggcgagcgcacacacacacacacacacatacacacacaccgacccaggcgagcgcacacacacacacacacatacacacacaccgacccaggcgagcgcacacacacacacacatacacacacaccaacccaggcgagcgcacacacacacacacacacatacacacacaccgacccaggcgagcgcacacacacacacacatacacacacaccaacccaggcgagcgcacacacacacacacacacacacacacacacacacacacacacacacacacacacacacacacacacacacacacacacacacacacacacacacacacaccgacccaggcgagcgcacacacacgcacatacacacacaccgacccaggcgagcgcacacacacacacacacacatacacacacaccgacccaggcgagcgcacacacacacacacacacacacacacatacacacacaccaacccaggcgagcgcacacacacacacacacacacacacacacaccgacccaggcgagcacacacacacacacacacacacacacacacacacacacacacacacacacacacacacacacacacacacacacacacacacacacacacacacacacacacacacacgacccaggcgagcgcgcacacacacacacacacacacacacacacacacacacacacacacacacacacacacacacacacattgactctggcgcgcgcacacacacacacacacacacacacacacacacacacacacacacacacacacacacacacacacacacacacacacacacacacacacacacacaaatgcataacagtgtgtgtgtgtgtgtttgtgtgtgtgtgttgcagtgtgggTGTTGAAGAAGCTGGTGGTACATTTTGGTCTGAAGCGGTTCGCTGAGAAGACTCTGTCGTCATGGTGGGTAGGACTGGAGAAGTTTGGCCGTGAGCGACAGGACGCCATCATGCCTGGACCAATCAAAGGACTCGTTCAGTTCCTGCTACGCGTTGACACCAAGGTAATGGCCCACCCCCTGGCCAACCCCATAAGATAAACAGCCACCCTGCCAAACTCCCTGAGACACACAGCCACCCTGTATTTTTATAAACCACTTCCTGATCTATCTCTGGTCACCGCTGGAGGGTGCTGATGCATACAACACTGTAGACAAGATACAACACAATTGTTATCCACAGTGATTGTGTGATTTTGATCGGCTAGCAGCAGGGTAGTGTGCTGTCTACCCTGGGGTAACGGTTCTGGACAGTTAAGGTAAGTGTTGAAGCTGGGTGAAGAGGCAGGAGCTGGTCTTCTCTGTGATATATGAATGATCTCTTATGAGTTAATAATACTGAATCAAATCTCTATAGGCTAAATATTACTACTAGAATGATCTCACAGTTAAtattactactgaatgatctACAGGTGCTGtactactgaatgatctcccTACAGGTTAATATGACTAGAATGATATCTATGAGGCTAATATTACTACTGAATGATACCCTATGGATTAAtattactactgaatgatctccttacaggttaactctattaCTACTGAATGATCACCTACAGGTTAATAAACCCCACTGAATGATCTTCCCTACAAGGTTGACATGACTGCAGACAATACTGAATGATCCCTACAGGTTAATAAACAGGGTCAAtattactactgaatgatctccctacaggttaatattactactgaatgatctccctacaggttaatatgactactgaatgatctcctacaggttaatattactactgaatgatctcccTTATGGGTTAAtattactactgaatgatctccttacaggttaatattactactgaatgatctcctacaggttaatattactactgaatgatctcccTTATGGGTTAAtattactactgaatgatctccTACTGA
Proteins encoded in this region:
- the LOC124030477 gene encoding transmembrane protein 245-like, which translates into the protein MVTLLIVGSQEKPPVPGNSGELSGQVLSFAANTIYMAISCSNLHLGPERDTSSVSADGVDSVGPGPSGPPSVFPFPRQARPELGGLFQKEKGSQRASDIYFVLLAWAFVLVQVWLNLWMLQLLPIPVAVWVLKKLVVHFGLKRFAEKTLSSWWVGLEKFGRERQDAIMPGPIKGLVQFLLRVDTKVMAHPLANPIR